From one Pseudactinotalea sp. HY158 genomic stretch:
- a CDS encoding ADP-ribosylglycohydrolase family protein, with product MSIRDRALGALLGLAIGDALGMPTQSFSRAEIAERFGVITGLCDAPADQPIAPGMPAGSVTDDTEQALLVADLLVAGGGRIDARAFAGALRAWEARMIARGSLDLLGPSTKAALAAIAAGTDVAEAGRFGTTNGAAMRITPVGIASPAGLPGSAGLLEAVVSASRVTHNPGWALSAAAAVAAAVSAGVDGAPAARALTLAVAAARAGARLGHWEAGGHVAARFEALRGPARETGDFASFLDEVVGTSVHSQESVVAALLIVERYARRPFEGLCLAAAVGGDTDTIAAIAGAILGACAGAGAFPTDVRARVEAVNDLGLELRVDALLGLRAAAP from the coding sequence ATGAGCATCCGCGACCGGGCCCTCGGGGCGCTGCTCGGGCTCGCGATCGGCGACGCCCTGGGCATGCCCACCCAGTCCTTCTCCCGGGCCGAGATCGCCGAGCGCTTCGGGGTGATCACCGGGCTGTGCGACGCCCCCGCCGATCAGCCGATCGCCCCGGGCATGCCGGCCGGGTCGGTCACCGACGACACCGAGCAGGCCCTCCTCGTGGCCGACCTGCTCGTGGCCGGTGGCGGCCGGATCGACGCCCGCGCCTTCGCCGGCGCGCTGCGGGCCTGGGAGGCGCGGATGATCGCCCGCGGCTCCCTCGACCTGCTCGGGCCCTCGACCAAGGCCGCCCTCGCCGCGATCGCCGCCGGCACCGACGTGGCCGAGGCGGGTCGCTTCGGGACGACGAACGGTGCCGCCATGCGCATCACCCCCGTCGGCATCGCCTCACCCGCCGGTCTGCCCGGATCCGCCGGGCTGCTCGAGGCGGTCGTGTCGGCGAGCCGCGTCACCCACAACCCGGGTTGGGCGCTGTCGGCGGCCGCGGCCGTGGCCGCCGCCGTGAGCGCGGGTGTGGACGGCGCCCCGGCGGCCCGCGCGCTCACGCTCGCCGTGGCGGCGGCCCGCGCGGGTGCGCGGCTCGGGCACTGGGAGGCCGGCGGGCACGTCGCGGCCCGGTTCGAGGCGCTGCGCGGGCCGGCCCGCGAGACCGGCGACTTCGCGAGTTTCCTCGATGAGGTCGTGGGCACGTCGGTGCACTCCCAGGAGTCGGTCGTGGCCGCGCTGCTCATCGTCGAGCGGTACGCCCGGCGCCCGTTCGAGGGGCTGTGCCTGGCCGCGGCCGTGGGCGGGGACACCGACACGATCGCCGCGATCGCCGGCGCGATCCTCGGGGCCTGCGCCGGGGCGGGCGCCTTCCCCACCGACGTGCGGGCGAGGGTCGAGGCCGTGAACGACCTGGGGCTGGAGCTCCGGGTCGACGCGTTGCTCGGACTGCGGGCCGCGGCGCCGTGA
- a CDS encoding PfkB family carbohydrate kinase encodes MTPAGPGRVLHAGQALVDLVLTVPHLPERGGDLFARSADLLAGGGFNVMAAAARDGARVVYLGGHGTGPFGDIVRSALRAEGIEVLAAPEPEDSGFSIAFIEDDAERTFVSTLGAEGLARRADFDAARVGARDVVYVSGYSLVPSPHREVLLGWLPGLPAGARVVVDPGPLVGEAEGAPLAGLMAAAHVWSTNEREARLLARRIGLDAGAGRESLAGDLARELGCAVVLRCGAHGAILAGAEAARHLPAPAVTAIDTNGAGDAHCGVLCAALAAGAGLGEAVERANHAAALAVTRRGPATSPTAAEIEASLRG; translated from the coding sequence GTGACTCCAGCCGGCCCGGGACGGGTGCTGCACGCCGGGCAGGCGCTCGTCGACCTCGTGCTCACCGTGCCGCACCTGCCCGAGCGCGGCGGCGACCTCTTCGCCCGCTCGGCCGACCTGCTCGCCGGCGGCGGCTTCAACGTCATGGCCGCGGCCGCCCGGGACGGCGCCCGGGTCGTCTACCTCGGCGGGCACGGCACCGGACCGTTCGGCGACATCGTGCGCTCGGCCCTGCGCGCGGAGGGCATCGAGGTCCTCGCCGCGCCGGAGCCGGAGGACTCGGGCTTCTCGATCGCGTTCATCGAGGACGACGCCGAGCGCACCTTCGTCTCCACGCTCGGCGCGGAGGGGCTCGCCCGGCGGGCGGACTTCGACGCCGCTCGCGTGGGCGCGCGCGACGTCGTCTACGTCTCGGGGTACTCGCTCGTTCCCAGCCCGCACCGGGAGGTGCTGCTCGGCTGGCTGCCCGGCCTGCCGGCCGGCGCACGGGTCGTGGTCGACCCGGGTCCGCTCGTCGGCGAGGCGGAGGGAGCGCCCCTGGCCGGGCTCATGGCGGCGGCGCACGTGTGGAGCACGAACGAACGCGAGGCCCGGCTGCTCGCGCGGCGGATCGGCCTGGATGCCGGCGCGGGCCGGGAGTCGCTCGCGGGCGACCTGGCGCGGGAGCTGGGCTGCGCCGTCGTGCTGCGCTGTGGTGCGCACGGCGCGATCCTGGCCGGCGCGGAGGCGGCGCGTCACCTGCCGGCCCCGGCGGTGACGGCGATCGACACGAACGGCGCCGGGGATGCGCACTGCGGCGTGCTGTGCGCCGCCCTGGCCGCCGGTGCGGGGCTGGGGGAGGCCGTCGAGCGCGCGAACCACGCGGCGGCCCTCGCCGTCACCCGGCGCGGCCCGGCCACCTCCCCCACCGCGGCCGAGATCGAGGCCTCGCTGCGGGGCTGA
- a CDS encoding alpha/beta hydrolase, with the protein MEREEHRLRAVGSEPSSRVLRRMWLYGGIVAAALSAAAALTYELSPWPRVWMLRLISENEADPVATTTPYVPDDIDARLDLVYDPAEPACRFDVYRPRGAGPLPTVLWVHGGGFVQGRKERRRPYLEVLSSHGFTVIGLEYTTAPEAVYPAQIHQLRRAVRYVVEHAADLGVDPGRLVLGADSAGAHMLAQSVLASTDADYAAWTGLPRVVDPGRLRGAVLASGTYDMRASYAIRAVYGLYAWYVRTIVWAYTGTRRFPSDPRFEQATIVDHVTRSFPPSFISSAPQDPLGPQSRDLARRLRAAGVQVDEVVLDEDSPSGHVFEFDLSNPDARTTMIRLVAFLRHVTGADHRDGVSDGWQAAHP; encoded by the coding sequence ATGGAACGTGAAGAACACCGGCTGCGCGCCGTGGGCAGTGAACCGTCGAGTCGAGTTCTGCGTCGCATGTGGTTGTACGGCGGCATCGTGGCCGCCGCACTCAGTGCCGCGGCGGCGCTGACCTACGAGTTGTCCCCGTGGCCGCGGGTGTGGATGCTGCGTCTCATCAGCGAGAACGAGGCGGACCCGGTCGCCACCACGACTCCGTACGTGCCGGACGACATCGATGCCCGGCTCGATCTCGTCTACGACCCGGCCGAGCCCGCCTGTCGCTTCGACGTCTACCGGCCGCGGGGCGCCGGGCCGCTGCCGACGGTCCTGTGGGTGCACGGCGGCGGGTTCGTGCAGGGCCGCAAGGAGCGCCGGCGTCCCTACCTCGAGGTGCTCTCCTCCCACGGCTTCACCGTGATCGGCCTCGAATACACCACGGCCCCGGAGGCCGTCTACCCGGCCCAGATCCATCAGCTGCGCCGGGCGGTGCGCTACGTCGTGGAGCACGCGGCCGACCTCGGTGTCGACCCCGGCCGGCTCGTGCTCGGGGCCGACTCCGCCGGGGCGCACATGCTCGCCCAGAGCGTCCTCGCATCGACCGATGCGGACTACGCCGCCTGGACCGGTCTGCCGAGGGTCGTCGACCCGGGCCGGCTGCGCGGCGCGGTGCTGGCCAGCGGCACCTACGATATGCGGGCCTCCTACGCGATCCGCGCGGTGTACGGGCTCTACGCCTGGTACGTGCGCACGATCGTGTGGGCCTACACCGGCACGCGTCGATTCCCATCCGATCCCCGGTTCGAGCAGGCCACGATCGTCGACCACGTGACCCGATCTTTCCCGCCCTCGTTCATCAGCTCCGCCCCGCAGGATCCGCTCGGCCCGCAATCACGAGACCTCGCGCGGCGCCTGCGCGCGGCCGGTGTGCAGGTCGACGAGGTGGTCCTCGACGAGGACTCCCCCTCCGGGCACGTGTTCGAGTTCGACCTGAGCAACCCCGATGCGCGCACGACGATGATCCGGCTCGTGGCCTTCCTGCGGCACGTGACCGGCGCGGACCACCGGGACGGGGTGAGCGATGGTTGGCAGGCGGCGCACCCATAG
- a CDS encoding type II toxin-antitoxin system VapC family toxin: protein MTVVDASIIVRLLQNRQGDSGLRERLGREKRVHAPALIDAEVVSAIRGLLLTSKPSIRITVERAELMLDDFADLPLTRYPMQPFQRRALALRDNYTAYDAFYVILAESLGVPLLTDDRKFAGAPGHVAVIETWL from the coding sequence ATGACCGTCGTCGATGCCTCGATCATCGTTCGACTCCTGCAGAACCGGCAAGGGGATTCCGGGCTGCGGGAACGCCTCGGCCGTGAGAAGCGGGTCCACGCGCCAGCGCTCATCGATGCCGAGGTGGTGTCGGCGATCCGCGGACTGCTGCTCACCTCCAAGCCCTCGATCCGGATCACCGTCGAGCGCGCCGAACTGATGCTCGACGACTTCGCGGATCTGCCGTTGACGCGATACCCGATGCAGCCCTTTCAGCGGCGCGCACTGGCGCTGCGGGACAACTACACCGCCTACGACGCGTTCTACGTGATCCTGGCCGAATCGCTCGGGGTGCCGTTGCTCACCGATGATCGAAAATTCGCCGGCGCGCCCGGGCATGTGGCCGTGATCGAGACGTGGCTGTAG
- a CDS encoding SWIM zinc finger family protein yields MNSWYPPPSRPRPADGIKARSTRGAIARTWWSERFIDVLESLGVGGRLARGRTYARKGQVLDLDIAPGSVTATVQGSRARPYRVRIGLTPFDKAQWAGVVDRLAGDAWFTAKLLAGEMPPDIEEVFAAAELPLFPANARDLSMDCSCPDVAVPCKHLAATFYLLAEAFDTDPFLVLAWRGRDREELLAALSCARGGAVAADRIERGDDAAPLAACLASFYSSGGRVAPGSVAAAPAEALLDQLPQVGISVRNVPIVDALRPLYRALGDEEPPPG; encoded by the coding sequence GTGAATAGCTGGTACCCGCCGCCCTCGCGGCCCCGCCCCGCCGACGGCATCAAGGCCCGCAGCACCCGCGGCGCCATCGCCCGAACCTGGTGGTCGGAGCGCTTCATCGACGTGCTCGAGTCCCTCGGGGTGGGCGGGCGGCTCGCGCGCGGGCGCACCTACGCCCGCAAGGGGCAGGTGCTCGACCTCGACATCGCCCCCGGGTCCGTGACCGCGACCGTGCAGGGCAGCCGCGCCCGGCCGTACCGGGTGCGCATCGGGCTGACGCCCTTCGACAAGGCACAATGGGCGGGCGTGGTCGACCGCCTCGCGGGCGATGCCTGGTTCACGGCGAAGCTGCTCGCCGGCGAGATGCCCCCCGATATCGAGGAGGTGTTCGCCGCGGCGGAGCTCCCGCTGTTCCCCGCGAACGCGCGCGACCTGTCGATGGACTGCTCCTGCCCGGACGTCGCCGTGCCGTGCAAGCACCTGGCGGCCACGTTCTACCTGCTCGCCGAGGCCTTCGACACCGACCCGTTCCTCGTGCTCGCCTGGCGCGGCCGCGACCGCGAGGAACTGCTCGCGGCGCTGAGCTGCGCGCGTGGGGGCGCGGTGGCCGCCGACCGTATCGAGCGTGGTGACGACGCAGCGCCCCTCGCCGCGTGCCTCGCCTCGTTCTACTCTTCCGGTGGCCGGGTGGCGCCCGGCTCGGTGGCCGCGGCTCCGGCCGAGGCGCTCCTCGACCAGCTTCCGCAGGTGGGGATCTCGGTGCGGAACGTGCCGATCGTCGACGCGCTGCGCCCGCTCTACCGGGCGCTGGGGGACGAGGAGCCGCCGCCCGGGTAG